Sequence from the Borrelia maritima genome:
TTTCTACAATAGAAATATTGTATATTTTCTTTCTATATCTTGTAATATCATTAATAACATTAATTAAAATGTTAAAACTTTCTATTGACTACATCTCTGATCGAACTGGAATTACAATATAATTTGCAGTATTTAAAGCATTCTTTAAAAGAAAATTTGAACCAGGAGAAGTATCTAACAAAATATAATCAAAATCATCATTTACTATATTTGCATTTAAATAATATTCTAAAAAGGTTTATTTCGTGGGTTCCTGAATTGAATTTTTCTAACATAGGATGAGAAGGAATTATATATATCTAGTAAAAATAGTATAAGAATTTTTAAACCAAAAATAATATTAATAACAACAGTAATAGTTGCTCAAATAATTAAAATATTTTTTCCATATAAGCTTAAATATATAAGCTTAAATTATTGTTAATAAATTAAAAAAGCTAAACATTAAAGCTATATGTTGACATTATAAACTCTTGTAGCTTTTCTGCTTCGTCAGCTTTTTCTTTAAATTGATTGCCAAGTTTCATTAAATAAGATTCAAGCTCATTAGTATCTGTTTTTATAAAATCTTTATTATTTTCATAATCTAATATAAGTTGTTTTGACATTACTGAGACACTTTCTACTGTAGATAATATTTTGTCAAAAGAATTTTTAAGTGTCTTTAAGTCCGCAATATCTAGTTTATTTAGCTTATCTTTTTTGGAATACAAGTGGTCACTTACTATGTCAATAACGCCTCCAAGATCACTAAAAGCGTTAAATATATCTTCTAAGGGCACTCTTTTATTTGTAACAATAATATCTGAGAATTCCTTTAATTCATCAATATCCAGGGCACTTAAAATAGTATAGGTATGTCTTCTAAATCTTGCAGATCTTTCGGTATTGTCAGATATCCCTTCAGTACCCCCTCCCCAATTCAATCTCTTGAAAGCTGCCATTCCGTACTGATCTTCGGGTTCTTTTTCCATTTCTTTTATATATTTTCCTTTATATGCATAAGTTGTTTCTATTGAATCTCTTAAATGATTAAGTAGTGAATTCTTTGTTTTTATATTTAGGTCTTCTTCTATGCTAGTAGAGCTTATTAGATGGATACTCACTATCGTCTTGATTGGTGCTAGAATCTGGCCTGCAAGCCAAAAATAGTTGCAATTATATGGTATTTCATAAATGCTCTCCTTTATATAATTTCATATTTATTTATAATAAGTATAAATAAATGTTTAATTTGATTTAATATTTACTATTTTTTTAAAAAAAATTTAATATTTATTAAAAATTAAACTTTTTTTAGAATTTATTCTATATATCCTTGATTAATTTTACCAAATTTACTCATCCTAATAATAGGATATTTCACTTGTGAATTAGATTCTTAATGTTTATTATTTAAAAATTCAAAAACTTTGGAGCATAAATAATTTTTAAAACATTTAAAGTATTTATAAGGTACTTATATAAAGCAAACAATATTTCTCGCTTGGTTACTTTTATCATTTATACTTTTTATTATTTTCTATTTGATTATAATATTGTAAAAAATTGGGATTAGTAAATGTGCTTATTTATAAATTAGTTTTATAATATCTTTTATAAAAACTTAATTTTTCTATTTATAAAATCCGTATGTTTTATTCCTGTTTTTTTAATTTCTATTCTATGATTTTCATTTTTTTATCAAAAAAATTATAAATAATAAAATACAAAGCAAACACAATATTAAAAACAAAACACACGCAAAATGCTGTTAGTTTTAGCATTATAATCTTTATTTATTAATCAATTAGTTTTTACATAGAATAAAAACACTAATACTAAAAATTACCTTAAAATTAATAGATGATATTAATCATCTTAAAGTATCCTTTCTATTTCTTTCTTCAACTTAAAATATTGTTGATCAATAGTCGGCTTGGACACAACAACATTATATTCATATGAATTTTCACCAGAATACTTAATATCTGGAGAATATAATTCCCTTATACATGAATACAACCAATAAACTTCACCTTTAAATCTATTATTATGATCATTTTTTACTCTACTAAATAATCTAATCAATTCTCTAGATCGCTCAGAGCCTAAATCTAAAAAGAATTTATTGAAATAGTTCTCATTATAGTCAAGCAATGGGGGTACGTCGGGATAACTACCATCTTTTAAGCTAAAGAGAGTCTTCTCTATATCATCCAGTAAACGATGTTCAGCTGCATATAATTTTAAATTAGAAAATTTGCCTTCAGTAATAATAATATCATCAGCATGCATGCCACAATTTTCTAAATTATTAAAATTGTCAAAAAAAGCTTTAACGGCTTGCTCTTGTTTATAGGGTAAATAACAACCCAATAAAGCTACGGCCAATATTATTATACAAATTCCAAACAAAGTCTTCATATATACTCCTTGCCCATCTTAATACCAAAATAAACTATATAAGTTTATCAAAACACTATTATTGCTAAACTTAAAAAGTTCTACTAAGATGCTTGTATTAGTACAAATAAACATAATACGCAAGTTTACATCAATTTTATCTTTTATCAAGACTTGTTAAACACCAAATATTATATTGATTTATAGAAATTAAGTATCTAAATAATATTTTTATAAAATAAAAATATTATTTAAAGAATATCCATAGACCACCAAATAAGAATTATTCTATAAAAATTAATATTATAAGAGCATAATAATTACACTTAATAAAAAAATTAATAAAACACATATAAAAATAATATAAAACTTCTCACAATAAAAATATTGTCATGATTCTTACACTGTTTTATTATTCTAAATTAAATAAGATATTATATTAGATTTAATTTAATATTGTTTTATATTTAATATTGGATTTTAAATTTAAGATTTTAATTAAGAAGAATATTTATGAAATATAACATTATTGCGAGTTTATTTGTTTTTCTATTTTTAGCCTACAATCCAGATTTTAACACTAATCAAAAAAATATAAAGTATCAATCTAGTAAAAAAAGAGTAAAATTCAATAAAAAAGGATTAAAGCCTAAAACAAAAACAAGCTTAAATCAAAAAGAAGTCCTAAATCAAGAAGCAAACTACAAAAAAGAAGAAGACATTAATAAAAAAACAGAAAACGCACTGCTTAATGATTTAAGAAATTTAATATAAACAGCTAAAAAAGATAATGCTCAATATGTACAAAAGTTAAAAGAAGAATCTTTAAGCCAATATGGAATACTGGCTTTCAAAGATTTGTTCTGGCTAGACGGAACAGGTGAACAGTTATCCTCAAATACCGAAAAATCTAAAGCCTATAGAAAACGGGTTTATAGCATCTTAAATACTATTAATGATGATGCCTTAAAGAATTTTTCAGAAATTGTAATGGCATCAGGACAAACACAAGGCATATTTAACATCCTTAACTCCCTTGGGAATGCTTTTGAAGAGATGGTTGATTTCTTCTATCCCAAAAAAAGACAACCTAGGAAAATTAGGGACTTCGGTTTTAAAAAAGCTTAAAGATTCTTTGGAAAATTTTTAGAGAGAAAAAAATCGCTTCAGAAATGATGCATAAACTCTTATT
This genomic interval carries:
- a CDS encoding virulence associated lipoprotein; its protein translation is MSIHLISSTSIEEDLNIKTKNSLLNHLRDSIETTYAYKGKYIKEMEKEPEDQYGMAAFKRLNWGGGTEGISDNTERSARFRRHTYTILSALDIDELKEFSDIIVTNKRVPLEDIFNAFSDLGGVIDIVSDHLYSKKDKLNKLDIADLKTLKNSFDKILSTVESVSVMSKQLILDYENNKDFIKTDTNELESYLMKLGNQFKEKADEAEKLQEFIMSTYSFNV
- a CDS encoding CRASP family complement regulator-acquiring lipoprotein, translating into MFWLDGTGEQLSSNTEKSKAYRKRVYSILNTINDDALKNFSEIVMASGQTQGIFNILNSLGNAFEEMVDFFYPKKRQPRKIRDFGFKKA
- a CDS encoding P52 family lipoprotein codes for the protein MKTLFGICIIILAVALLGCYLPYKQEQAVKAFFDNFNNLENCGMHADDIIITEGKFSNLKLYAAEHRLLDDIEKTLFSLKDGSYPDVPPLLDYNENYFNKFFLDLGSERSRELIRLFSRVKNDHNNRFKGEVYWLYSCIRELYSPDIKYSGENSYEYNVVVSKPTIDQQYFKLKKEIERIL